A single Candidatus Paceibacterota bacterium DNA region contains:
- the rodA gene encoding rod shape-determining protein RodA, which produces MWQNREVKLSLFSISKIGAKENLESSHIDWWLFFSVIPVLAAGLITMYSFTGDNYFAFHQIAVIIFSVIVFFAVSFIDARSLRSTSVSVTLFLATTGLLSALFVLGKVSHGAQSWFNFGFFSFQPSDFAKIVLVIILAKYFSRRHIEIANVRHILVSGFYAFLFFILVLVHPDLGSAMIIALIWLGMIMVSGVSKKHLLAMIVLALVSFSLLWSFAFKEYQKDRIRNFVDPLSDIRGAGYNAYQSTIAVGSGTFWGKGVGYGTQSRLKFLPEYQTDFIFAAFAEEWGFAGVVILFTLYGIIIWRIIKSAMKGSTNFEILFGAGTAIYFIVHIGINVGMNIQLLPVTGTPLPFMSYGGTHILSEFILLGLLMSMRRYSRTVHKDMARNEFLGPQ; this is translated from the coding sequence ATGTGGCAGAATAGGGAGGTGAAACTTTCATTATTTTCAATATCAAAGATTGGTGCTAAAGAAAACCTAGAATCATCACATATAGATTGGTGGCTATTTTTTTCTGTTATACCAGTTCTAGCGGCTGGTTTGATTACGATGTATTCCTTTACGGGGGATAATTATTTTGCATTTCATCAGATAGCGGTGATAATCTTTTCGGTCATTGTATTTTTTGCGGTTAGTTTTATTGATGCAAGATCACTTCGTTCTACGTCAGTTTCTGTAACCTTGTTCCTTGCGACGACAGGACTTCTCAGTGCATTGTTTGTTCTTGGTAAAGTTTCTCATGGTGCTCAAAGTTGGTTCAATTTTGGTTTTTTTTCATTTCAACCTTCAGATTTTGCTAAAATAGTTCTAGTTATAATTCTTGCAAAGTATTTTTCTAGACGTCACATAGAAATCGCCAATGTTAGACATATTTTAGTTTCTGGTTTTTACGCTTTCTTATTTTTTATTTTAGTTTTGGTTCATCCAGACCTTGGATCGGCCATGATTATTGCTCTTATTTGGCTGGGCATGATTATGGTCTCTGGAGTTTCAAAGAAACATCTGTTAGCAATGATAGTTCTTGCGTTGGTTAGTTTCTCTCTGCTTTGGAGTTTTGCTTTCAAAGAATATCAAAAAGATAGAATACGTAATTTCGTTGACCCTCTCTCTGACATTCGTGGGGCTGGCTATAATGCTTACCAATCAACTATTGCTGTTGGCTCAGGTACTTTTTGGGGCAAGGGAGTGGGTTATGGTACACAATCACGCTTGAAATTTCTACCTGAATATCAGACGGACTTCATTTTCGCCGCTTTTGCCGAAGAATGGGGTTTTGCAGGGGTTGTGATTCTATTCACTCTCTATGGAATAATAATCTGGAGAATTATAAAGTCAGCGATGAAAGGTTCCACCAATTTTGAAATACTTTTTGGTGCTGGTACGGCTATATATTTTATCGTGCATATAGGTATTAATGTTGGAATGAATATACAGCTTTTACCAGTCACAGGTACACCCTTGCCATTTATGAGTTATGGAGGCACGCACATCCTTTCAGAATTCATCCTCCTTGGACTACTTATGTCAATGCGTAGGTATTCTAGAACCGTTCATAAGGATATGGCTAGGAATGAGTTTTTAGGACCGCAGTAA